Part of the Fusarium verticillioides 7600 chromosome 10, whole genome shotgun sequence genome is shown below.
GACACAAATGATGACATCTGCCCAGTTCATAATTGTATCAGCTGCAAGCGTGCTGACCTGACCCCAAAAGATGCCGGCGAATTGAGCGTGATCTTCAGGGATTGTGCCCTTTGCAGCGGGCTGTAGCACAACAGCACATCCAATTGCCTCCGCCAAGTGACGCAGTGCGTCTTGTGCCATGGCCCTTTGAACCTTTGGCCCGGCGAGAATGACGCACTTCTGCCGGGAGCTGATAAACTCGGATGCCTTGGCCACAGCAACGTCGAGTGAGTGCCGATCGCTTGACACAGCCGAGACTACAGAGCTGATGGGTCCAGGACGGAGACAAGTTTCTCCAGCCAAGTTAGTTGGCACTTCGATGTAGACGGGCTTTCGGTGTGCAAGGGCAGCTCGAATAGCTTGGTCGATCAACCCGGGGGCATGGGAGGCTTGACGAATGCGAACAGCGCAGCAAGTGATCTTTTTAGCCATCTCAAGTTGATACGTCGTATCATATTCTCCCAGGGTATGATGTAGTATATGATGGCTCACGTCATTGGTATTTGGAGATCCGCTGATGAGTATGACAGGCAGGTTCTCAGCGTAAGCACTGCCTACGCCATTGAAGGCCGAGAAGGCGCCAACACTGTAGGTCACGATGCAGACACCAATTCCATGGCCACGGGCGTAGCCTTCAGCGGCAAGGGAGCAGTTGAGTTCATTGGTGCACTCAATCTCTGTCAAGGACGGATGCGCTTCAAGTttatcgagaagaacaaggttgTAATCTCCTGGAACAatgaagtgatgatgaacatCGAGTTGGGCAATCCTCTCTGCGAGATAGTCACCCACAGTGAAAGGCGACATGGCGAACGTGGGTTGAGATACTCGCGGGAGTCTATTTCTGACTCCAAGTGTGCATTTATTCTTATTGACTTGTGCCTTATAAAACGACAATACTGACATGCCCTTTCTCTTTGAAGACGAACAGACTATTTTAGGATAGTTTTGCCCCACAGTAGGTAATATAGCGTCGCTTTAATAATCTATCTTCTATCGTCATGTCAGCACCACCATGATCTGATGATTCTGATTGCTAATTGCTGATTGCTGTCTGCCAGAGACCTGCTGGCGACCAATGACCATCATACACCACGAATACCAGTTGATTTCCATGGGAATCTGGTTTGCACCATCTCAGCAATCAGATCATCTAGCCATAGCGAAACTCAAATTATGATATCAAGTTACGGAAGTTCTACATGACGCTTTGATAAGGTTGTATCATGTTATGATGCACATACACTG
Proteins encoded:
- a CDS encoding pyruvate decarboxylase; this translates as MSPFTVGDYLAERIAQLDVHHHFIVPGDYNLVLLDKLEAHPSLTEIECTNELNCSLAAEGYARGHGIGVCIVTYSVGAFSAFNGVGSAYAENLPVILISGSPNTNDVSHHILHHTLGEYDTTYQLEMAKKITCCAVRIRQASHAPGLIDQAIRAALAHRKPVYIEVPTNLAGETCLRPGPISSVVSAVSSDRHSLDVAVAKASEFISSRQKCVILAGPKVQRAMAQDALRHLAEAIGCAVVLQPAAKGTIPEDHAQFAGIFWGQVSTLAADTIMNWADVIICVGVIFTDYSTVGWTALPSVPQLLVDIDSVTVASKLYCSNVQMSEFLSRLSETVCWNDTTMVEYNRLRPDPTLGEPSGGPERLTRKEIARQTQVLIHLNPQTVVFADTGDSWFNGLKLSLPFGADFEIEMQWGHIGWSIPASFGYALARPQKRIVVMVGDGAFQMTAQEVSQMVRFRVPIIILLMNNKGYTIEVEIHDGLYNRVQNWDYARLVEAFSTDNAKGRALGLEAHTCEEFSRGLERAMAHTNGPTLIDCNLHQDDCSRELITWGHFVAAANARVPKKE